In one Streptomyces sp. NBC_00597 genomic region, the following are encoded:
- the tilS gene encoding tRNA lysidine(34) synthetase TilS, whose amino-acid sequence MGPHPAVAAIRLAVRRVLHDVLTDLTDRSADTSRAASGRTRAAAADSPPLVLVACSGGADSMALASALAFEAPKLGIRAGGITVDHGLQVGSDLRAAEVVTRMTALRLDPVESVAVRVGRDGGPEAAARDARYAALDEAADRLGASAVLLGHTRDDQAETVLLGLARGSGIRSLSGMAEVSGGPGRSHRYRRPFLQIDRQTARKACMVQSLAVWDDPHNIDPAYTRSRLRHEGLPALEKALGKGVVEALARTAQLSRDDADALDAWAAEAEAGVRDEDGRLECAKLYALPPAVRRRVLRRAVVAAGSPAGSLFARHIEEVDRLITGWRGQGAINLPGRVEAQRQGGRLVIRQG is encoded by the coding sequence ATGGGTCCCCATCCTGCGGTCGCGGCGATACGCCTGGCGGTCCGCCGCGTACTCCACGACGTCCTCACCGACCTCACCGACCGTTCCGCCGACACCTCCCGGGCTGCGTCCGGGCGGACCCGCGCCGCCGCGGCCGACTCCCCGCCACTCGTGCTCGTCGCCTGCTCCGGCGGCGCCGACTCGATGGCCCTCGCCTCCGCCCTCGCCTTCGAGGCGCCCAAGCTCGGTATCCGGGCCGGCGGCATCACCGTCGACCACGGGCTCCAGGTCGGCTCCGACCTGCGCGCCGCCGAGGTCGTCACCCGCATGACCGCACTCCGCCTGGACCCGGTGGAGTCCGTCGCCGTGCGCGTCGGCCGTGACGGCGGACCCGAGGCCGCCGCGCGCGACGCCCGCTACGCGGCCCTGGACGAGGCCGCTGACCGCCTGGGCGCGTCGGCCGTACTGCTCGGCCACACTCGGGACGATCAAGCCGAAACCGTCCTGCTGGGCCTCGCCCGCGGCTCCGGCATCCGCTCGCTCTCCGGCATGGCCGAAGTCTCCGGCGGCCCCGGCCGCTCCCACCGCTACCGCCGCCCCTTCCTCCAGATCGACCGGCAGACCGCCCGCAAGGCCTGCATGGTCCAGTCCCTGGCGGTCTGGGACGACCCGCACAACATCGACCCCGCCTACACCCGCTCCCGGCTCCGCCACGAGGGACTGCCCGCCCTCGAAAAGGCGCTGGGCAAGGGAGTGGTCGAGGCGCTGGCCCGCACCGCCCAGCTGTCCCGCGACGACGCCGACGCCCTCGATGCCTGGGCCGCCGAGGCCGAGGCCGGCGTACGGGACGAGGACGGCCGGCTGGAGTGCGCCAAGCTGTACGCCCTGCCCCCGGCCGTCCGCCGCCGCGTGCTGCGCAGGGCCGTGGTCGCGGCCGGTTCCCCCGCGGGCTCCCTCTTCGCCCGCCACATCGAGGAAGTGGACCGGCTCATCACCGGCTGGCGCGGTCAGGGCGCCATCAACCTGCCCGGCAGGGTCGAGGCGCAGCGGCAGGGTGGCAGACTTGTCATCCGGCAGGGCTGA
- the hpt gene encoding hypoxanthine phosphoribosyltransferase yields MRVDEKDMGSDLQSVLITKEEIDAKLAELAAKIDAEYAGKDLLIVGVLKGAVMVMADLARALSTPLTMDWMAVSSYGAGTQSSGVVRILKDLDTDIKDKHVLIVEDIIDSGLTLSWLLSNLGSRQPASLEVVTLLRKPDAAKVAIDVKWVGFDIPNEFVVGYGLDYAEKYRNLPFVGTLAPHVYGG; encoded by the coding sequence ATGCGGGTGGACGAGAAGGACATGGGCAGCGACCTCCAGTCGGTGCTCATCACCAAGGAAGAGATCGACGCGAAGCTGGCCGAGCTGGCTGCGAAGATCGACGCGGAGTACGCGGGCAAGGACCTGCTCATCGTCGGCGTCCTCAAGGGCGCGGTGATGGTGATGGCGGACCTGGCGCGCGCCTTGTCCACCCCGCTCACCATGGACTGGATGGCGGTGTCCTCGTACGGCGCCGGAACCCAGTCCTCCGGTGTGGTCCGGATCCTCAAGGACCTGGACACCGACATCAAGGACAAGCACGTCCTGATCGTCGAGGACATCATCGACTCGGGTCTGACCCTGTCCTGGCTGCTGTCGAACCTGGGCTCCCGCCAGCCGGCCTCGCTGGAGGTCGTCACGCTGCTGCGCAAGCCCGACGCCGCCAAGGTTGCCATCGACGTGAAGTGGGTCGGCTTCGACATCCCGAACGAGTTCGTCGTCGGGTACGGCCTCGACTACGCGGAGAAGTACCGCAATCTGCCGTTCGTCGGCACCCTCGCGCCGCACGTCTACGGCGGCTGA
- the ftsH gene encoding ATP-dependent zinc metalloprotease FtsH: protein MDVKRYFRGPVMWIVLAVLAVVVLMNVVGSGGGYKTVDTSEVIKAINSGQVQSAELTTGDSQMIKVELKKDQKLADNSGSKFQANYIGDQGVELAQNLQTKFEAGQIPDGYKVQPDKTSPFLSVLLSLLPFVLIVVVFLFLMNQMQGGGSRVMNFGKSKAKLITKDTPKTTFADVAGSDEAVEELHEIKEFLQEPAKFQAVGAKIPKGVLLYGPPGTGKTLLARAVAGEAGVPFYSISGSDFVEMFVGVGASRVRDLFEQAKANAPAIVFVDEIDAVGRHRGAGLGGGHDEREQTLNQLLVEMDGFDVKGGVILIAATNRPDILDPALLRPGRFDRQIAVDRPDMQGRLEILKVHQKGKPVAPDVDLSAVARRTPGFTGADLSNVLNEAALLTARSDLKLIDNHMLDEAIDRVVAGPQKRTRIMSDREKKITAYHEGGHALVAAASPNSDPVHKITILSRGRALGYTMVLPDEDKYSTTRNEMLDQLAYMLGGRAAEELVFHDPTTGAANDIEKATATARAMVTQYGMTERLGAIKFGGDNTEPFLGREMSHPRDYSEEVAALVDEEVKKLIETAHNEAWEILVENRDVLDNLVLALLEKETLGKEEIAEVFSTIVKRPARPAWTGSSHRTPSTRPPVLSPKELQLTNSANGTSAGASAVSVEKDPAPEDRAE from the coding sequence ATGGACGTGAAGCGATACTTCCGTGGGCCGGTCATGTGGATCGTGCTGGCCGTCCTCGCCGTGGTCGTGTTGATGAATGTCGTCGGCTCCGGCGGCGGCTACAAGACGGTGGACACCAGCGAGGTCATCAAGGCGATCAACAGTGGCCAGGTGCAGAGCGCCGAGCTCACCACCGGCGACAGCCAGATGATCAAGGTCGAGCTGAAGAAGGACCAGAAGCTCGCCGACAACTCCGGCTCCAAGTTCCAGGCCAACTACATCGGGGATCAGGGCGTCGAGCTCGCCCAGAACCTCCAGACCAAGTTCGAAGCCGGTCAGATCCCGGACGGCTACAAGGTCCAGCCGGACAAGACCAGCCCGTTCCTCAGCGTGCTGCTCTCCCTCCTGCCCTTCGTGCTCATCGTCGTGGTCTTCCTGTTCCTGATGAACCAGATGCAGGGCGGCGGCTCCCGAGTGATGAACTTCGGGAAGTCCAAGGCCAAGCTCATCACCAAGGACACCCCGAAGACGACGTTCGCCGACGTCGCGGGCTCGGACGAGGCCGTCGAGGAACTCCACGAGATCAAGGAGTTCCTGCAGGAGCCGGCGAAGTTCCAGGCCGTCGGGGCCAAGATCCCCAAGGGTGTGCTGCTCTACGGCCCGCCCGGAACCGGCAAGACCCTGCTGGCGCGCGCCGTCGCGGGCGAGGCCGGAGTCCCGTTCTACTCGATCTCCGGTTCCGACTTCGTCGAGATGTTCGTCGGTGTCGGTGCCTCGCGTGTCCGTGACCTGTTCGAGCAGGCCAAGGCCAACGCGCCGGCGATCGTCTTCGTCGACGAGATCGACGCCGTCGGCCGGCACCGCGGTGCGGGCCTCGGCGGCGGTCACGACGAGCGCGAGCAGACCCTGAACCAGCTGCTCGTCGAGATGGACGGCTTCGACGTGAAGGGCGGCGTCATCCTGATCGCCGCCACGAACCGCCCGGACATCCTCGACCCGGCGCTGCTGCGCCCGGGCCGCTTCGACCGGCAGATCGCGGTCGACCGTCCGGACATGCAGGGCCGTCTGGAGATCCTCAAGGTCCACCAGAAGGGCAAGCCGGTCGCTCCGGACGTCGACCTCTCGGCCGTCGCCCGCCGCACCCCCGGCTTCACCGGTGCCGATCTGTCCAACGTCCTGAACGAGGCGGCGCTGCTCACCGCCCGCTCGGACCTCAAGCTGATCGACAACCACATGCTGGACGAGGCCATCGACCGCGTCGTGGCGGGCCCGCAGAAGCGGACCCGGATCATGTCGGACCGGGAAAAGAAGATCACCGCGTACCACGAGGGCGGCCACGCCCTGGTCGCGGCGGCCTCCCCGAACTCCGACCCGGTCCACAAGATCACGATCCTGTCCCGCGGCCGGGCCCTGGGTTACACCATGGTCCTGCCCGACGAGGACAAGTACTCGACCACGCGCAACGAGATGCTCGACCAGCTGGCGTACATGCTGGGCGGGCGCGCGGCCGAGGAGCTGGTCTTCCACGACCCGACCACCGGCGCGGCGAACGACATCGAGAAGGCCACGGCGACGGCCCGCGCGATGGTGACCCAGTACGGCATGACCGAGCGCCTCGGCGCGATCAAGTTCGGCGGGGACAACACCGAGCCGTTCCTGGGCCGCGAGATGTCGCACCCGCGGGACTACTCGGAAGAGGTCGCGGCGCTGGTCGACGAAGAGGTCAAGAAGCTCATCGAGACGGCGCACAACGAGGCCTGGGAGATCCTGGTCGAGAACCGCGACGTCCTCGACAACCTGGTCCTCGCGCTCCTTGAGAAGGAGACGCTGGGCAAGGAGGAGATCGCCGAGGTCTTCTCGACGATCGTGAAGCGCCCGGCCCGCCCGGCGTGGACCGGCTCTTCGCACCGCACCCCGTCGACCCGTCCGCCGGTGCTCTCTCCCAAGGAGCTCCAGCTGACGAACTCGGCGAACGGCACGTCGGCGGGTGCGTCGGCCGTGTCCGTGGAGAAGGACCCCGCGCCGGAGGACCGCGCCGAGTAG
- the folE gene encoding GTP cyclohydrolase I FolE encodes MTDPVTLTGDEGTIGEFDEKRAEAAVRELLIAVGEDPDREGLLETPARVARAYKEIFAGLYQKPEEVLTTTFDLGHDEMVLVKDIEVMSNCEHHLVPFHGVAHVGYIPSVDGKITGLSKLARLVDVFARRPQVQERLTTQIADSLMEILEPRGVIVVVECEHMCMTMRGVRKPGAKTITSAVRGQLRDPATRNEAMSLIMAR; translated from the coding sequence ATGACGGACCCAGTGACCCTGACCGGTGACGAGGGCACGATCGGCGAGTTCGACGAGAAGCGCGCCGAGGCGGCGGTCCGCGAACTCCTGATTGCGGTCGGCGAGGACCCGGACCGCGAAGGCCTCCTGGAGACCCCGGCCCGGGTGGCGAGGGCGTACAAGGAGATATTCGCGGGCCTCTACCAGAAGCCCGAAGAGGTCCTGACGACCACCTTCGACCTGGGACACGACGAGATGGTCCTGGTCAAGGACATCGAGGTCATGAGCAACTGTGAGCACCACCTGGTGCCCTTCCACGGCGTCGCCCACGTCGGCTACATCCCGTCCGTCGACGGCAAGATCACCGGCCTGTCGAAGCTGGCCCGCCTCGTGGACGTGTTCGCCCGCCGTCCGCAGGTGCAGGAGCGGCTGACCACGCAGATAGCGGACTCCCTGATGGAGATCCTGGAGCCGCGCGGGGTCATCGTGGTCGTCGAGTGCGAGCACATGTGCATGACGATGCGCGGGGTCCGCAAGCCCGGCGCGAAGACGATCACTTCGGCGGTCCGCGGCCAGCTCCGCGACCCCGCGACCCGCAACGAGGCCATGAGCCTGATCATGGCCCGCTGA
- a CDS encoding DUF3180 domain-containing protein gives MKQLRPVVLAGIFVVAGVLSWAGARLWNAYGTLPGVPLAAPIVLGVIAVVLLATALSLRARLKAQRERRPGAKGVEPLMAARAVVFGQASALVAALVAGMYGGVGVFLLADGLEVPARRDQAWYAAFSVVAGAAVIAAALFLEHVLKLPEDDDTAPHSPARA, from the coding sequence GTGAAGCAACTGAGGCCGGTGGTCCTGGCGGGGATCTTCGTCGTCGCCGGCGTGCTGTCCTGGGCGGGCGCCCGGCTGTGGAACGCCTACGGGACCCTGCCGGGCGTCCCGCTGGCGGCGCCCATCGTCCTGGGCGTCATCGCGGTCGTCCTGCTGGCCACGGCCCTCTCGCTGCGGGCCCGCCTCAAGGCCCAGCGCGAGCGCCGGCCGGGCGCCAAGGGCGTGGAACCGCTGATGGCGGCCCGCGCGGTCGTCTTCGGCCAGGCCAGTGCTCTCGTGGCCGCCCTCGTTGCGGGCATGTACGGCGGTGTGGGCGTCTTCCTCCTGGCCGACGGCCTGGAGGTACCCGCCCGCCGCGACCAGGCCTGGTACGCCGCCTTCTCTGTCGTGGCGGGCGCGGCCGTGATCGCCGCCGCCCTCTTCCTGGAGCACGTCCTGAAACTCCCGGAAGACGACGACACCGCCCCCCACTCCCCGGCCCGCGCCTGA
- the folK gene encoding 2-amino-4-hydroxy-6-hydroxymethyldihydropteridine diphosphokinase — protein MNNGLNAQSDPTVQPVPASVVEAVDAADVTLSNPKWAVIALGANLGNRLETLQGAIDALGDTPGMRVKAVSPVYETEPWGVEPGSQPSYLNAVVRVKTTLPPSSLLERGHAIEEAFDRVREERWGPRTIDVDIVSYAEVVSDDPVLTLPHPRAHQRAFVLAPWNDVDPEAQIPGQGPVAALLAGIGLTGVTPRPDLELRLPE, from the coding sequence GTGAACAACGGACTGAACGCCCAGAGCGACCCCACCGTCCAGCCGGTGCCCGCATCCGTCGTCGAGGCGGTCGACGCGGCGGATGTGACCCTGTCCAACCCCAAATGGGCCGTGATCGCGCTCGGCGCGAACCTCGGCAACCGTCTGGAGACCCTCCAGGGCGCCATCGACGCCCTCGGCGACACCCCGGGCATGCGGGTCAAGGCCGTCTCCCCCGTCTACGAGACCGAGCCGTGGGGCGTCGAGCCCGGCTCGCAGCCCTCGTACCTGAACGCGGTGGTCCGCGTGAAGACGACCCTGCCGCCGTCGTCCCTGCTGGAACGCGGCCACGCCATCGAGGAGGCCTTCGACCGCGTCCGCGAGGAGCGCTGGGGCCCGCGCACCATCGACGTCGACATCGTCTCGTACGCCGAGGTGGTCTCCGACGACCCGGTCCTCACCCTCCCGCACCCGCGGGCCCACCAGCGGGCCTTCGTCCTGGCCCCGTGGAACGACGTCGACCCCGAGGCGCAGATCCCCGGGCAGGGCCCCGTCGCGGCCCTCCTGGCCGGAATCGGCCTGACGGGCGTCACGCCGCGCCCGGACCTGGAACTCCGCCTCCCCGAGTAG
- the folB gene encoding dihydroneopterin aldolase — translation MDRVALRGLKARGHHGVFPREREEGQTFIVDLVLHIDTRPAAADDDLAKTVHYGVVAEEVVDVVQGEPVDLIETLAERIAQQCLKHEAVAQVEVVVHKPDAPITVPFDDVTITITRSRV, via the coding sequence GTGGATCGTGTCGCGCTGCGCGGCCTCAAGGCTCGCGGGCACCACGGCGTCTTCCCCCGGGAACGCGAGGAGGGCCAGACCTTCATCGTCGACCTCGTGCTGCACATCGACACCCGCCCCGCGGCGGCCGACGACGACCTGGCGAAGACCGTGCACTACGGGGTCGTCGCCGAAGAGGTCGTCGACGTGGTCCAGGGAGAGCCCGTCGACCTGATCGAGACCCTGGCCGAGCGGATCGCCCAGCAGTGCCTGAAGCACGAAGCGGTGGCACAGGTGGAGGTCGTCGTCCACAAACCGGACGCCCCCATCACCGTCCCCTTCGACGACGTGACCATCACGATCACCCGGAGCCGCGTGTGA
- a CDS encoding nuclear transport factor 2 family protein, producing MSRTDIEAVDEVNTAFYEAMERGDFDALSALWLEDEISCVHPGWPVLSGRGEVLRSYALIMSHTDYIQFFLTDTKVAVIGDTALVTCTENILSGGPAEDGGALGPLVGQLVVATNVFRRTPDGWRLWSHHGSPVLTDSDDDEEEDSA from the coding sequence GTGAGCCGTACCGACATCGAAGCCGTCGACGAGGTCAACACGGCCTTCTACGAGGCCATGGAGCGGGGGGACTTCGACGCACTGTCGGCGCTCTGGCTCGAAGACGAGATCTCCTGCGTGCACCCGGGCTGGCCGGTGCTCTCAGGCCGCGGCGAAGTGCTGCGCTCGTACGCGCTGATCATGTCCCACACCGACTACATCCAGTTCTTCCTCACCGACACGAAGGTCGCCGTCATAGGTGACACCGCGCTGGTGACGTGTACGGAGAACATCCTCAGCGGCGGCCCCGCCGAGGACGGCGGCGCGCTCGGTCCGCTGGTCGGCCAGTTGGTCGTCGCCACGAATGTGTTCCGACGCACACCGGACGGCTGGCGGCTCTGGTCCCACCACGGTTCTCCCGTCCTGACGGACTCCGACGACGACGAAGAAGAGGACTCCGCCTGA
- the folP gene encoding dihydropteroate synthase, which yields MNIERGATGRGRVAGLPDWDRCAVMGVVNVTPDSFSDGGRWFDTTAAVKRGLDLVAQGADLVDVGGESTRPGASRVDEEEELRRVVPVVRGLASEGVTVSVDTMRASVAARAVAAGALLVNDVSGGLADPGMIPAVAAAEVPFVVMHWRGFSDSMNSLAVYEDVLAEVTAELRTRIDAVVAGGIAPERLLVDPGLGFAKNAEHDLALVAHLPELRALGFPLLVAASRKRFLGRVLAGADAAPPPARERDAATAAVSAIAAHQGAWAVRVHEVRATADAVRVARAVEGAL from the coding sequence ATGAACATCGAGCGCGGGGCCACCGGCAGGGGCCGGGTCGCAGGCCTGCCGGACTGGGACCGCTGCGCGGTCATGGGCGTCGTCAACGTGACCCCGGACTCCTTCTCCGACGGCGGGCGCTGGTTCGACACCACCGCCGCCGTCAAGCGCGGGCTCGACCTCGTCGCCCAGGGCGCCGACCTCGTCGACGTCGGCGGCGAGTCCACCCGCCCCGGCGCCTCCCGCGTCGACGAGGAGGAGGAGCTGCGCCGCGTCGTCCCCGTGGTGCGCGGCCTGGCCTCCGAGGGGGTCACCGTCTCCGTCGACACCATGCGCGCCTCGGTCGCCGCCCGAGCCGTCGCCGCCGGCGCGCTGCTGGTCAACGACGTCAGCGGCGGCCTCGCCGACCCCGGCATGATCCCGGCCGTCGCCGCCGCCGAGGTGCCGTTCGTGGTGATGCACTGGCGCGGCTTCAGCGACAGCATGAACAGCCTCGCCGTCTACGAGGACGTCCTCGCCGAGGTCACCGCCGAGCTCCGCACCCGCATCGACGCCGTCGTGGCCGGCGGGATCGCCCCCGAGCGGCTCCTCGTCGACCCCGGCCTCGGCTTCGCCAAGAACGCCGAGCACGACCTGGCCCTGGTCGCCCACCTCCCCGAACTGCGCGCCCTCGGCTTCCCGCTGCTCGTCGCCGCGTCGCGCAAACGATTCCTCGGCCGGGTACTGGCCGGCGCCGACGCCGCACCGCCGCCCGCCCGCGAGCGCGACGCCGCCACCGCCGCCGTGTCCGCCATCGCCGCCCACCAGGGCGCCTGGGCCGTACGGGTCCACGAGGTACGGGCCACCGCCGACGCGGTTCGGGTGGCCCGCGCCGTGGAAGGGGCCCTGTGA
- a CDS encoding phosphatidylglycerol lysyltransferase domain-containing protein yields MSSRIDGDKSGQVPKQVRRIFRGPRPESVPGLVGTAVMIVGLLDIAAGVFPRFRHSRIHAVTEVLPGSLGPFAAALAISAGVLLLLLAHGLKRRKRRAWRAAVALLPAGAVAQFTYRHSIISVVIAAVLLGLIVRHQGEFKALPDPRSRWKALANFVLMSAGSIGLGLVIVNSHPGRVVGHPGIYEQISHVVYGLFGIEGPVDYAGRVSWTVGYSLGALGMLTALTTIYLAFRPEHPAARLTADDETKLRELLAKHGGRDSLGHFALRRDKAVVFSPSGKAAVTYRVVSGVMLASGDPIGDVEAWPGAIERFMEEAKAHSWTPAVVGCSETGGEVWTRETGLDALELGDEAIVDVKDFSLSGRPMRNVRQMVKRIERNGYTTKVRRVSELTEEELEQVRGASEAWRGTDTERGFSMALGRVGDPGDGDCFIATAHRVEEGDTSPFGDLKAIQHFVPWGKDGMSLEMMRRDRAADPGMNELLIVASLQQAPDLGIEKVSLNFAMFRAALARGEKIGAGPVLRMWRSLLVFLSRWFQIESLYKFNEKFRPRWEPRFMVYRTSSDLPRIGFAVMQAEGFVTVALPRLFASRRRPKPVRTCAHSHPAATVPAQPKPDREVQVA; encoded by the coding sequence ATGTCTAGCAGGATAGATGGCGATAAGTCGGGACAGGTTCCGAAGCAGGTCCGCCGAATCTTCCGCGGTCCCCGACCGGAGTCGGTGCCAGGGCTCGTAGGTACGGCCGTCATGATCGTCGGCCTTCTGGACATCGCGGCGGGAGTGTTCCCGCGGTTCCGGCACAGCCGGATCCACGCGGTCACCGAGGTGCTGCCCGGCTCGCTGGGCCCGTTCGCAGCCGCCCTCGCCATCAGCGCGGGCGTCCTGCTGCTCCTCCTCGCCCACGGTCTCAAGCGCCGCAAGCGCCGTGCCTGGCGGGCCGCCGTCGCCCTGCTTCCGGCCGGTGCCGTGGCGCAGTTCACGTACCGCCACTCCATCATCAGCGTCGTCATCGCGGCGGTGCTCCTGGGGCTCATCGTGCGCCACCAGGGTGAATTCAAGGCACTGCCGGACCCGCGCAGCCGCTGGAAGGCGCTCGCCAACTTCGTGCTGATGAGCGCCGGCTCCATCGGCCTCGGCCTGGTCATCGTCAACTCCCACCCGGGCCGTGTCGTCGGCCATCCGGGTATTTACGAGCAGATCAGCCACGTCGTGTACGGCCTCTTCGGCATCGAGGGCCCCGTCGACTACGCGGGCCGGGTCTCCTGGACCGTGGGCTACTCCCTCGGCGCGCTCGGCATGCTGACCGCGCTCACCACCATCTACCTGGCCTTCCGCCCCGAGCACCCGGCCGCCCGGCTCACCGCCGACGACGAGACCAAGCTGCGCGAGCTGCTGGCCAAGCACGGCGGCCGCGACTCCCTCGGCCACTTCGCGCTCCGCCGCGACAAGGCCGTCGTCTTCTCCCCCAGCGGCAAGGCGGCCGTCACCTACCGCGTCGTCTCGGGCGTGATGCTCGCCTCCGGCGACCCCATCGGCGACGTCGAGGCCTGGCCCGGCGCCATCGAGCGGTTCATGGAGGAGGCCAAGGCCCACTCCTGGACCCCGGCCGTCGTGGGCTGCAGCGAGACCGGCGGCGAGGTCTGGACCCGCGAGACCGGTCTGGACGCCCTGGAGCTCGGCGACGAGGCGATCGTCGACGTCAAAGACTTCTCCCTCTCCGGCCGCCCCATGCGCAACGTCCGACAGATGGTGAAGCGCATCGAGCGCAACGGCTACACCACCAAGGTCCGCCGGGTCAGCGAGCTGACCGAGGAGGAGCTGGAGCAGGTCCGCGGCGCGTCCGAGGCCTGGCGCGGCACCGACACCGAGCGCGGCTTCTCCATGGCCCTGGGCCGCGTCGGCGACCCGGGCGACGGGGACTGCTTCATCGCCACCGCGCACCGCGTCGAGGAGGGCGACACCAGCCCGTTCGGCGACCTCAAGGCCATCCAGCACTTCGTCCCGTGGGGCAAGGACGGCATGTCGCTGGAGATGATGCGCCGCGACCGCGCCGCCGACCCCGGCATGAACGAACTGCTGATCGTCGCCTCCCTGCAGCAGGCGCCCGACCTCGGCATCGAGAAGGTCTCCCTGAACTTCGCGATGTTCCGCGCGGCCCTGGCCCGCGGCGAGAAGATCGGCGCCGGCCCGGTGCTCCGGATGTGGCGCAGCCTGCTCGTCTTCCTCTCCCGCTGGTTCCAGATCGAGTCGCTGTACAAGTTCAACGAGAAGTTCCGCCCCCGCTGGGAGCCGCGCTTCATGGTCTACCGCACCAGCAGCGACCTGCCGCGCATCGGCTTCGCCGTGATGCAGGCCGAGGGCTTCGTGACGGTGGCGCTGCCCCGGCTGTTCGCCAGCCGGCGCCGTCCCAAGCCGGTGCGCACCTGCGCCCACAGCCACCCGGCGGCCACGGTCCCGGCGCAGCCCAAGCCGGACCGCGAGGTCCAGGTCGCCTGA
- a CDS encoding alpha/beta hydrolase-fold protein: protein MGLTSNTVLALAIIAGVLLFAATVWCWPRLAGRTWRAMLGRIGLLLATQLALFSAVGLAANKSFSFYGSWADLFGQQTSVGKVVDHSMSSKDIKVVDKQKLDVPGGAQPQVGGQILKVAITGQKSKITSPGYVWLPPEYFQPQHKEQNFPASIVLTGYPGTAENLIKGLNYPMTAFKQAKAGKMKPMILVMLRPTIAPPRDTECVDIPGGPQTETFFAQDLPQAIQDTFRVGKKPQNMGFIGNSTGGYCALKIAAHYPETFGAAAGLSAYYDAANDATTGNLFQGDDKLKKRADVLHSIEHKKPSGTSFLVTSSEQGEPNLDDTKKFIKLVKGPDRVSSIILDSGGHNFNTWRREIPPMLVWMSNRIQA from the coding sequence ATGGGTCTCACCAGTAATACGGTTCTGGCGCTGGCCATCATCGCCGGTGTGCTGCTGTTCGCGGCCACGGTGTGGTGCTGGCCCCGGCTCGCGGGCCGCACCTGGCGTGCGATGCTCGGCCGGATCGGCCTCCTGCTCGCGACCCAGCTGGCGCTGTTCTCGGCCGTCGGCCTCGCGGCGAACAAGTCCTTCTCCTTCTACGGCTCGTGGGCGGACCTGTTCGGCCAGCAGACTTCCGTCGGCAAGGTCGTGGACCACTCGATGAGCAGCAAGGACATCAAGGTCGTCGACAAGCAGAAGCTCGACGTGCCGGGCGGCGCCCAGCCCCAGGTGGGCGGACAGATCCTGAAGGTTGCCATAACCGGGCAGAAGTCGAAAATAACGAGCCCGGGGTACGTGTGGCTGCCGCCGGAGTACTTCCAGCCGCAGCACAAGGAGCAGAACTTTCCGGCCTCCATCGTGCTGACGGGCTACCCGGGCACCGCCGAGAACCTGATCAAAGGGCTGAACTACCCGATGACGGCCTTCAAGCAGGCCAAGGCGGGCAAGATGAAGCCGATGATCCTGGTGATGCTGCGCCCGACCATCGCGCCGCCGCGTGACACCGAGTGCGTGGACATACCGGGCGGCCCGCAGACCGAGACGTTCTTCGCCCAGGACCTGCCGCAGGCCATCCAGGACACCTTCCGGGTCGGCAAGAAGCCGCAGAACATGGGCTTCATCGGCAACTCGACGGGCGGCTACTGCGCTCTGAAGATCGCCGCGCACTACCCGGAGACCTTCGGTGCCGCCGCGGGTCTGTCCGCGTACTACGACGCCGCGAACGACGCGACGACCGGCAACCTGTTCCAGGGCGACGACAAGCTGAAGAAGCGTGCGGACGTCCTGCACAGCATCGAGCACAAGAAGCCGTCCGGTACGTCCTTCCTGGTCACCAGCAGCGAGCAGGGCGAGCCGAACCTGGACGACACCAAGAAGTTCATCAAGCTGGTCAAGGGCCCGGACCGGGTCTCCTCGATCATCCTCGACAGCGGCGGCCACAACTTCAACACGTGGCGCCGCGAGATCCCGCCGATGCTGGTGTGGATGAGCAACCGCATCCAGGCCTGA